In Bradysia coprophila strain Holo2 unplaced genomic scaffold, BU_Bcop_v1 contig_358, whole genome shotgun sequence, one DNA window encodes the following:
- the LOC119081327 gene encoding aspartate--tRNA ligase, cytoplasmic, with the protein MVVDETKPAEDSSVENQSKKAAKKLAKDAAKAAKKAEYKAASAPAAEPADDSKDYSEGKYGVSKMIQSENTFLERNFVKVSELSQHIDKEPVWVRGRVHTSRSKGKQCFLVLRQQSSTVQCLINVNDVVSKQMVKFSGNISKESIIDIYVRPVTVAAKIEFCTEQNLELIILEIFLVSAAKPQLPLQIEDASRPEHNDDAEALRIRVNQDTRLDNRVLDLRTPANQAIFRIEAGVCKLFRDILTERGFVEIHTPKIISAASEGGANVFTVSYFKDSAYLAQSPQLYKQMAIAADFDKVFTVGAVFRAEDSNTHRHLTEFVGLDLEMAFKYHYHEVLNTIGDTFTQMFKGLRDQYAREIAAVGQQYNVEPFKFLEPPLKLEYSQGVAMLREAGIEMNDDEDLSTPNEKLLGRLVKAKYDTDFYILDKFPLAVRPFYTMPDPSNQKWSNSYDMFMRGEEILSGAQRIHDADYLIERAKHHAIDLSKIAAYIEAFRFGCPPHAGGGIGMERVVMLYLGLDNIRKTSMFPRDPKRITP; encoded by the exons atggtTGTTGACGAAACTAAGCCCGCTGAGGACAGTTCAGTGGAAAACCAATCAAAGAAAGCGGCTAAGAAATTGGCTAAAGATGCTGCCAAGGCTGCCAAG AAAGCTGAATATAAGGCCGCTTCTGCTCCGGCCGCAGAACCAGCTGACGATTCGAAAGACTATTCCGAGGGAAAGTATggcgtttcgaaaatgattcaGTCGGAAAATACGTTCTTGGAACGGAATTTTGTTAAGGTCAGCGAACTCTCGCAACACATTGACAAGGAACCAGTGTGGGTACGTGGACGTGTTCACACATCGCGATCCAAAGGCAAGCAATGTTTTCTGGTTTTACGTCAGCAAAGTAGTACTGTGCAGTGTTTAATCAACGTGAATGATGTTGTGTCCAAgcaaatggtgaaattttccGGAAA CATCTCAAAGGAAAGCATCATCGACATTTATGTCCGACCGGTAACCGTAGCTGCCAAGATCGAATTTTGTACAGAGCAGAATTTGGAACTgattattttggaaatatttctgGTATCAGCTGCCAAACCCCAACTGCCATTACAAATTGAAGATGCTTCGCGACCGGAACATAACGAT GATGCTGAAGCGCTTCGAATTCGAGTCAATCAGGATACAAGGCTGGACAACAGAGTCCTCGATCTGAGAACTCCGGCCAATCAAGCAATCTTTCGAATTGAGGCTGGTGTGTGCAAATTGTTTCGTGATATCTTAACGGAAAGAGGCTTTGTAGAGATTCATACACCAAAAATCATATCTGCTGCCAGTGAGGGTGGAGCGAATGTATTTACAGTCAGTTACTTCAAAG acTCTGCATACCTTGCTCAATCGCCACAATT GTACAAACAAATGGCCATTGCGGCTGATTTCGATAAAGTGTTCACTGTTGGAGCGGTGTTCCGTGCTGAGGATTCAAATACCCATCGCCATTTAACGGAATTCGTTGGCTTGGATTTGGAAATGGCATTTAAATACCACTACCACGAAGTGTTGAACACCATCGGCGATACTTTTACCCAAATGTTTAAGGGACTTCGTGATCA ATACGCTAGAGAAATAGCCGCTGTTGGCCAGCAATATAACGTGGAACCGTTTAAGTTCTTGGAACCGCCGCTGAAACTCGAATATTCGCAAGGTGTTGCCATGTTGCGTGAAGCAGGAATTGAAATGAACGACGATGAAGATTTGTCCACACCCAATGAGAAGCTACTCGGAAGATTGGTTAAGGCTAAATATGACACCGATTTCTATATTTTGGACAAGTTCCCATTGGCCGTTCGACCATTCTACACTATGCCAGACCCAAGCAATCAG AAATGGTCCAATTCGTACGATATGTTCATGCGGGGCGAAGAAATTTTATCTGGTGCGCAGCGTATTCATGAtgctgattatttgatcgaacGAGCCAAACATCATGCCATTG ATCTCAGCAAAATCGCTGCATACATCGAAGCTTTTCGATTCGGTTGTCCTCCTCACGCTGGCGGTGGTATTGGCATGGAACGAGTGGTTATGCTATACTTGGGACTTGATAATATCCGGAAGACATCCATGTTTCCTCGTGATCCGAAGCGTATCACTCCGTAA
- the LOC119081332 gene encoding cytochrome b5 — protein sequence MPEKVDFDRYKLTDVAVNDGLDGKPCWIIIKDSVYDVTNYLDDHPGGGELITEWAGRDATKGFDDFGHSGDAKKLLKQLKIGELVEEDKKSNRNNTNGKTSQNVYADVAKKKKSFKCFFCV from the exons aTGCCGGAGAAAGTAGATTTTGATCGATATAAATTGACGGATGTGGCTGTTAACGATGGTTTAGATGGAAAGCCTTGTTGGATTATAATCAAAGATTCAGTGTACGATGTGACCAATTACTTAGACGAT CACCCAGGTGGTGGCGAATTAATAACTGAATGGGCTGGACGAGATGCAACTAAAGGATTCGATGATTTTGGACATTCGGGGGATGCGAAAAAGTTGTTGAAGCAATTGAAAATTGGTGAACTAGTTGAA GAGGACAAGAAATCTAATAGGAACAATACAAATGGAAAAACAAGTCAAAACGTTTATGCCGATGTAgcgaagaaaaagaaaagtttcaaATGCTTCTTTTGCGTATGA
- the LOC119081329 gene encoding islet cell autoantigen 1 → MLNSEKYWVTKHIVQRKLGKKDDVCIESSDAELDSKIDLFKSINESCLNLHRIIDSYQERICIVAQEENSVGKFLKETGKGSATSGKPMNTAGKSLSYCGQQRMTVRAPLMRLHHELETFRNRAISDTHHTIQAMEKERTEYRAALNWMKSASAQLDPDTGRGLEKFRKAQQHVRASKTKFDKLTLDCLQKIDLLAAARCNMFSHVLVAYQSTMLEFANKTMDTFNSAMTALEKEPHYSFTILKELTQGSDAPEKESQLAAVDSDQMLFFKDDYKDDITSQPNEAAAKTTDDKKDKVLPSELIDVTDGSTNQSESVSSTVNITNDQSLVDTSTSTDLLKMMSESDFGDFVSSTPYMPSQLLMNDLATFSFDDAPTDSTKAPPMSTESSAESVMKVKNSILQLFNKTSSTPSTTSDETDADKKPTSQQSKSRKDKSAWYDLFADLDPLANPETLEKKLSENSQAA, encoded by the exons ATGTTGAATTCAGAAAAGTACTGGGTCACAAAACATATTGTTCAA CGCAAATTGGGCAAAAAGGACGATGTATGTATAGAGTCCTCAGATGCAGAACTGGATTCGAAAATcgatttatttaaatcaaTAAACGAATCATGCTTGAATTTACATCGAATTATCGACAGTTACCAGGAACGAATCTGTATTGTAGCTCAAGAGGAAAATTCTGTTGGAAAGTTTCTGAAAGAAACTGGAAAGGGCAGTGCAACGAGTGGAAAACCAATGAACACTGCTGGAAAGTCTTTATCGTATTGTG GCCAGCAACGAATGACGGTACGAGCGCCATTAATGAGACTTCATCATGAGTTAGAGACATTCCGTAACCGTGCTATCTCAGATACCCATCACACAATCCAG GCTATGGAGAAGGAACGAACCGAATATCGAGCTGCATTAAACTGGATGAAATCAGCGAGTGCACAATTGGATCCAGATACCGGCAGAGGCTTGGAAAAGTTTCGTAAAGCTCAACAACATGTTCGTGcgtcgaaaacgaaatttgataaattgacGTTGGATTGTCTGCAGAAG ATCGATTTGTTGGCCGCTGCTCGTTGCAACATGTTTTCCCATGTCTTAGTGGCCTATCAATCGACAATGTTAGAGTTTGCCAATAAAACTATGGACACATTCAATAGTGCCATGACCGCATTGGAAAAGGAGCCGCATTACAGTTTCACCATTCTAAAAGAGCTGACACAAGGATCTGATGCTCCCGAGAAAGAGAGTCAACTGGCTGCGGTAGATTCCGATCAAATGCTGTTCTTTAAG GATGACTACAAAGATGACATTACATCGCAACCAAATGAAGCTGCAGCGAAAACCACAGATGACAAAAAAGACAAAGTTTTGCCATCGGAATTGATTGACGTTACCGATGGTTCTACTAATCAATCGGAATCGGTGTCATCAACTGTGAACATCACTAACGACCAATCGTTGGTAGATACGTCCACGTCCACCGATCTTCTGAAAATGATGAGTGAATCCGACTTTGGTGATTTCGTGTCCAGCACACCATATATGCCGTCTCAGCTTCTTATGAATGATCTTGCGACATTTTCGTTCGACGATGCGCCTACTGATTCGACCAAAGCGCCGCCAATGTCGACCGAGTCTTCGGCCGAAAGTGTGATGAAGgtgaaaaattcgattttacaATTGTTCAACAAAACGTCCAGTACACCATCGACGACCAGTGACGAAACCGATGCGGACAAAAAGCCGACTTCACAACAATCCAAGTCTCGCAAAGATAAATCGGCTTGGTACGATTTGTTTGCTGATCTGGATCCGTTGGCGAATCCAGAAACGTTGGAGAAGAAATTGAGCGAAAATAGTCAAGCGGCTTGA